From the genome of Apodemus sylvaticus chromosome 3, mApoSyl1.1, whole genome shotgun sequence, one region includes:
- the Slc35a1 gene encoding CMP-sialic acid transporter translates to MAPARESVSLFFKLYCLTVMTLVAAAYTVALRYTRTAAKELYFSTTAVCITEVIKLLISVGLLAKETGSLGRFKASLSENVLGSPKELVKLSVPSLVYAVQNNMAFLALSNLDAAVYQVTYQLKIPCTALCTVLMLNRTLSKLQWISVFMLCGGVTLVQWKPAQATKVVVAQNPLLGFGAIAIAVLCSGFAGVYFEKVLKSSDTSLWVRNIQMYLSGIAVTLAGTYLSDGAEIKEKGFFYGYTYYVWFVIFLASVGGLYTSVVVKYTDNIMKGFSAAAAIVLSTIASVILFGLQITLSFALGALLVCVSIYLYGLPRQDTTSIQQETTSKERIIGV, encoded by the exons ATGGCTCCGGCGAGAG AGAGCGTCAGTCTGTTCTTCAAGCTCTACTGCCTGACGGTGATGACCCTGGTGGCCGCAGCTTACACCGTAGCACTGAGATACACACGGACAGCGGCCAAGGAGCTCTATTTCTCAACTACAGCCGTGTGCATCACAGAGGTTATCAAGTTACTCATAAGTGTTGGACTGTTAGCCAA agaAACTGGCAGTCTGGGTAGATTTAAAGCTTCTTTAAGTGAAAACGTCTTGGGGAGCCCCAAGGAACTGGTGAAGTTAAGTGTGCCATCCCTGGTGTATGCTGTGCAGAACAACATGGCTTTCCTAGCTCTCAGTAATCTGGACGCAGCAGTGTATCAG GTGACCTATCAACTGAAGATTCCCTGCACTGCTTTATGTACTGTTTTAATGTTAAATCGAACACTCAGCAAATTACAGTGGATTTCAGTTTTCATGCTATGTGGTGGGGTCACACTGGTACAGTGGAAACCAGCCCAAGCTACAAAAGTCGTG GTAGCGCAGAATCCATTATTAGGCTTTGGCGCTATAGCTATTGCTGTATTATGCTCTGGATTTGCAG gAGTTTATTTTGAAAAAGTTTTAAAGAGTTCAGACACTTCCCTTTGGGTGAGAAACATTCAGATGTATCTGTCAGGGATTGCTGTGACGTTAGCTGGTACCTACTTGTCAGATGGAgctgaaattaaagaaaaaggattCTTCTATGGCTACACATATTATGTCTGGTTTGTTATCT TCCTTGCTAGTGTGGGAGGCCTGTACACGTCGGTTGTGGTGAAGTACACTGACAACATCATGAAAGGTTTCTCCGCGGCCGCAGCCATTGTTCTTTCTACCATTGCTTCAGTCATACTGTTTGGATTACAGATAA CACTTTCATTCGCACTGGGAGCTCTtcttgtgtgtgtttccatatatCTCTATGGGTTACCCAGACAAGACACTACGTCCATTCAACAAGAAACAACTTCAAAAGAGAGAATCATTGGTGTGTGA